A single window of Theropithecus gelada isolate Dixy chromosome 9, Tgel_1.0, whole genome shotgun sequence DNA harbors:
- the LOC112631807 gene encoding dimethylaniline monooxygenase [N-oxide-forming] 3-like: MGKKVAIIGAGVSGLASIRSCLEEGLEPTCFEKSNDIGGLWKFSDHAEEGRASIYKSVFTNSSKEMMCFPDFPYPDNFPNFMHNIKIQEYLTAFAKEKNLLKYIQFKGGFFLYFSYTFVSSVNKHPDFATTGQWDVTTERDGKRESAVFDAVMVCSGHHVYPNLPKESFPGLNHFKGKCFHSRDYKEPGVFKGKRVLVVGLGNSGCDIATELSHTAEQVVISSRSGSWVMSRVWHNGYPWDMVLITRFGTFLKNNLPTAISDWLYMKQMNARFKHENYGLMPLNGVLRKEPVFNDELPACILCGIVSVKPNVKKFTETSAIFEDGTTFEGIDCVTFATGYSYAYTFLDESIIKNRNNEIILFKGVFPPLLEKSTIAVIGFVQSLGAAIPTVDLQSRWAARVIKGTCSLPSMEDMMNDINEKMERKHKW; the protein is encoded by the exons ATGGGGAAGAAAGTGGCCATCATTGGAGCTGGCGTGAGTGGCTTGGCCTCCATCAGGAGCTGTCTGGAAGAGGGGCTGGAGCCCACCTGCTTTGAGAAGAGCAATGACATTGGGGGCCTGTGGAAATTTTC GGACCATGCAGAGGAGGGCAGGGCTAGCATTTACAAATCAGTCTTTACCAACTCTTCCAAAGAGATGATGTGTTTCCCAGACTTCCCATATCCTGATAACTTCCCCAACTTTATGCACAACATCAAGATCCAGGAATATCTCACTGCATTCGCCAAAGAAAAGAACCTCCTGAAGTACATACAATTTAAG GGGggtttctttctgtatttctcttaCACATTTGTATCCAGTGTAAATAAACATCCTGATTTTGCAACTACTGGCCAGTGGGATGTTACCACTGAAAGGGATGGTAAAAGAGAATCGGCTGTCTTTGATGCTGTGATGGTTTGTTCTGGACATCATGTCTATCCCAACCTACCAAAAGAGTCCTTTCCAG GACTAAACCACTTTAAAGGCAAATGCTTCCACAGCAGGGACTACAAAGAACCAGGTGTATTCAAAGGAAAGCGTGTCCTGGTGGTTGGCCTGGGGAATTCGGGCTGTGATATTGCCACAGAACTCAGCCACACAGCAGAACAG GTCGTGATCAGCTCCAGAAGTGGCTCCTGGGTGATGAGTCGCGTCTGGCACAATGGTTATCCCTGGGACATGGTGCTTATCACTCGATTTGGAACCTTCCTCAAGAACAATTTACCGACAGCCATCTCTGACTGGTTGTACATGAAGCAGATGAATGCAAGATTCAAGCATGAAAACTATGGCTTGATGCCTTTAAATGG AGTCCTGAGGAAAGAACCTGTATTTAATGATGAGCTCCCAGCTTGCATTCTGTGTGGCATTGTGTCCGTAAAGCCTAATGTGAAGAAATTCACAGAGACTTCGGCCATTTTTGAGGATGGGACCACATTTGAGGGCATTGACTGTGTAACCTTTGCAACAGGCTATAGTTATGCCTACACGTTCCTTGATGAGTCTAtcatcaaaaacagaaacaatgagatcattttatTTAAAGGAGTCTTTCCTCCTCTACTTGAGAAGTCAACCATAGCAGTGATTGGCTTTGTCCAGTCCCTTGGGGCTGCCATTCCCACAGTTGACCTCCAGTCCCGCTGGGCAGCACGAGTAATAAAGG